In the genome of Rhizobium sp. NXC24, one region contains:
- a CDS encoding conjugal transfer protein TrbE: MVALKRFRATDPSFADLVPYAGLVDNGVLLLKDGSLMAGWYFAGPDSESATALERNELSRHINTILSRLGSGWMIQVEAVRIPTFDYPSDDRCHFPDAVTRAIDAERRAHFAREQGHFESKHALILTYRPLESKKTALSKYIYSDEESRKKTYADTVLFFFKNAVREIEQYFANTLSIRRMETREAVERGGVRVARYDELLQFVRFCITGDNHPIRLPDAPMYLDWIATAELEHGLTPKIESRFLGVVAIDGLPAESWPGILNSLDLMPLTYRWSSRFIFLDAQEARQKLERTRKKWQQKVRPFFDQLFQTQSRSVDQDAMTMVAETEDAIARASSQLVAYGYYTPVVVLFDLDRKALQEKAEAIRRLVQAEGFGARIETLNATDAFLGSLPGNWYCNVREPLINTSNLADLIPLNSVWSGHPVAPCPFYPPSSPPLMQVASGSTPFRLNLHVDDVGHTLIFGPTGSGKSTLLALIAAQFRRYERAQIFAFDKGNSLLPLTLAAGGDHYEIGGDTQKAEKALAFCPLSDLSSDVDRAWAAEWIEMLIALQGVTITPDHRNAISRQIGLMASAPGRSLSDFVSGVQMREIKDALHHYTVDGPMGQLLDAEEDGLSLGAFQTFEIEQLMNMGERNLVPVLTYLFRRIEKRLDGSPSLIILDEGWVPLGHPKFRDKIREWLKVLRRLNCAVVLATQSISDAERSGIIDVLKESCPTKICLPNGAAGEPGTREFYERIGFNETQIEIVSNAIPKREYYVATPEGRRLFDMSLGPVALSFVGASGKEDLKRIRTLSSKHGRDWPIHWLRTRGVHDAAALLNLE; encoded by the coding sequence CGGAAGCGGCTGGATGATCCAGGTCGAAGCCGTGCGCATTCCGACATTCGACTATCCGTCGGACGATCGTTGCCACTTTCCCGACGCGGTCACGCGCGCGATCGACGCCGAGCGGCGTGCGCATTTCGCGCGCGAACAGGGGCATTTCGAGAGTAAACACGCGCTGATCCTGACCTATCGACCGCTCGAATCCAAAAAAACGGCGCTCAGCAAATACATCTACTCGGACGAGGAGAGCCGCAAGAAGACCTATGCCGACACGGTGCTGTTCTTTTTCAAGAATGCGGTCCGCGAGATTGAGCAGTATTTCGCCAACACGCTTTCGATCCGTCGCATGGAAACGCGGGAGGCTGTCGAGAGGGGAGGGGTGCGGGTTGCCCGCTACGACGAACTGCTGCAATTCGTTCGCTTCTGCATCACTGGTGACAACCATCCGATCCGGCTGCCGGATGCGCCCATGTATCTCGACTGGATCGCGACGGCCGAGCTCGAGCATGGACTAACCCCAAAGATTGAAAGCCGCTTCCTTGGTGTCGTCGCGATCGACGGCCTGCCGGCTGAGAGCTGGCCGGGGATCTTGAACAGCCTCGATCTTATGCCGCTGACCTATCGCTGGTCTTCGCGCTTCATTTTCCTCGACGCGCAGGAGGCCAGACAGAAACTGGAGCGGACCCGCAAGAAATGGCAGCAGAAGGTGCGCCCATTCTTCGATCAGCTTTTTCAGACGCAGAGCCGTTCGGTCGATCAGGACGCCATGACCATGGTGGCCGAGACGGAAGACGCCATCGCCCGGGCTTCGTCGCAGTTGGTCGCATACGGCTACTACACGCCCGTCGTCGTTCTCTTCGATCTCGATCGCAAAGCATTACAGGAAAAGGCAGAGGCCATTCGCCGGCTGGTTCAGGCCGAGGGTTTCGGAGCACGGATCGAAACACTCAACGCGACGGACGCATTTCTCGGAAGTCTGCCGGGCAATTGGTATTGCAATGTGCGGGAGCCACTGATCAACACCAGCAATCTTGCCGATCTCATCCCGCTCAATTCAGTCTGGTCGGGCCACCCCGTCGCCCCCTGCCCATTTTATCCGCCGAGTTCGCCGCCGCTGATGCAGGTGGCGAGCGGCTCGACACCGTTCCGGCTCAACCTCCATGTCGATGACGTCGGTCATACCCTGATCTTCGGACCGACTGGATCGGGCAAGTCGACGCTCTTAGCGTTGATAGCGGCGCAATTCCGGCGCTATGAACGCGCGCAGATATTTGCCTTCGACAAGGGCAATTCCCTTCTGCCGCTGACGCTTGCTGCCGGCGGCGATCACTACGAGATTGGCGGAGACACGCAAAAAGCGGAAAAGGCGCTGGCCTTTTGCCCGCTATCGGACCTCTCCAGTGATGTAGATCGCGCCTGGGCCGCGGAATGGATCGAGATGTTGATCGCGCTGCAGGGCGTGACCATCACTCCGGACCACCGCAATGCGATCTCTCGCCAGATTGGCTTGATGGCCAGTGCACCGGGTCGATCTCTCTCGGACTTTGTGAGCGGCGTACAGATGCGCGAGATCAAGGACGCGCTCCATCACTACACGGTCGACGGTCCAATGGGTCAACTGCTCGATGCCGAGGAGGACGGCCTCTCGCTCGGTGCCTTTCAGACCTTCGAGATCGAGCAGCTGATGAATATGGGCGAGCGAAATCTCGTGCCAGTCCTGACCTACCTTTTCCGTCGCATTGAGAAGCGGTTGGATGGGTCGCCGAGCCTGATCATCCTCGACGAAGGATGGGTGCCACTTGGGCATCCGAAATTTCGCGACAAAATCCGGGAATGGTTGAAGGTGCTTCGTAGACTAAATTGCGCCGTTGTGCTCGCCACTCAGTCAATCTCGGATGCTGAGCGTTCCGGGATCATCGACGTGTTGAAGGAATCCTGTCCCACGAAAATCTGCCTGCCGAACGGCGCCGCAGGTGAGCCTGGGACGCGCGAGTTCTATGAGCGGATCGGCTTCAACGAGACACAGATCGAGATCGTTTCGAATGCGATTCCTAAGCGAGAATATTACGTCGCCACCCCTGAGGGCCGGCGGCTCTTCGACATGTCGCTCGGCCCCGTGGCGCTCAGTTTCGTTGGCGCATCCGGCAAGGAGGACCTGAAGCGCATCCGCACGCTCAGTTCCAAACACGGCCGCGACTGGCCGATCCACTGGCTACGAACGAGAGGAGTTCACGATGCCGCAGCGCTGCTCAACCTCGAATAG